A genomic stretch from Bacillus sp. N1-1 includes:
- a CDS encoding AAC(3) family N-acetyltransferase: protein MTEKKVIHTVCMPHTVSSLVVDFRELGVKEGMTLIVHTSLSSLGWVCGGAEAVIQALMEAVGEEGTLIMPAQSAGNSDPAEWMAPPVPESWWPVIRENMPAFSRETTATRGMGAIAELFRRFPGVVRSNHPMYSFTAWGKNRDYVTENQPLQAGFGETSPLAKIYELDGKILLIGVGHDSNTSLHLSEHAKKDQVYVTKSAALLENGERVWKTYNEIDYDSDCFEKIGNEFERIENYQRMKIGGAVCKLLDQRKVVDFGRKWYAELF from the coding sequence ATGACAGAGAAAAAAGTGATTCATACGGTTTGTATGCCACACACAGTCAGTAGTCTAGTCGTAGACTTTCGGGAGTTAGGGGTAAAGGAAGGAATGACTTTAATTGTGCATACCTCACTTAGTTCACTTGGGTGGGTGTGCGGAGGAGCAGAAGCCGTTATTCAAGCGCTTATGGAAGCGGTTGGAGAAGAGGGCACGCTTATCATGCCTGCTCAATCGGCCGGTAATTCGGATCCGGCAGAATGGATGGCACCCCCTGTACCCGAATCATGGTGGCCAGTAATTCGTGAAAATATGCCGGCCTTCTCACGCGAAACGACAGCAACAAGAGGTATGGGGGCGATTGCTGAGCTTTTTAGACGATTTCCAGGGGTAGTTAGAAGTAATCACCCAATGTACTCTTTTACAGCTTGGGGGAAGAATAGAGACTACGTAACGGAGAATCAACCGCTACAAGCAGGATTTGGAGAAACATCTCCGTTAGCTAAAATATACGAGCTAGATGGAAAAATTCTTCTCATCGGTGTTGGACATGATAGCAATACCTCTCTTCACTTATCCGAGCATGCGAAAAAAGATCAAGTGTATGTTACAAAATCAGCGGCGTTATTGGAGAATGGTGAGAGAGTTTGGAAAACCTACAACGAAATCGACTATGATTCAGATTGTTTTGAGAAGATAGGAAATGAATTTGAGAGAATTGAAAACTATCAAAGAATGAAAATCGGTGGTGCTGTATGCAAATTGCTTGATCAGAGGAAGGTGGTGGACTTTGGACGGAAATGGTATGCAGAACTTTTTTAG
- a CDS encoding PAS domain-containing sensor histidine kinase, producing MTYNKDNITYKSSSSPPDNILQEERDKVTNLVKYYEGSTTALVVQKNEKWLYLNAAAVHLLGYNDSSELEGKSIWETIHASERETVLKRIEASINGVNPGAFIQRWIKKDGSSVSVEVLAIPVENFLGQTSAIIKEVDHESKNIQEMYANYELITENMNEIISLLDANGRLLYVSPSYRDYARASIDEEIGRSSIRYIHKEDREHVRTEFFKLVKFRNPLMIKYRMQRKDGVFRYIESQGTCILNEEECSYVVVSRDVTEKHQAEMRLQLNEKKHRMILEHSNDLICMMNHEGISVYASPSYKEVLGYEQSEVIGKDILTFIHPEDYEKCQKAIQTLTETKESITTVYRKLHASGHSVIFEAKGMAVSEGDGQVNHFVFISRDITEKIQLEQYRENIEKLAIIGDVAAGFAHEIRNPLTSIKGFLKLLAKKEAEHDIMYHQIIEGELAKIEEVINDFISLAKPEAGEVAEVSLLKLIKNAINVLTPQAASKNIRINISSQLKSIVICCQKNQMKQVFINILKNAVEAIEEDGKIDVILEENQNNVSIEIHDNGVGIEEERLERIGVPFYTNKEKGIGLGMTVSNKIITEHKGSLRVESKPGEGTTVYIRLPKN from the coding sequence ATGACTTATAACAAAGATAATATTACCTATAAAAGCTCGAGTTCTCCTCCTGACAATATATTACAAGAAGAAAGGGATAAGGTAACGAATTTAGTGAAGTATTATGAAGGCTCTACAACAGCTCTTGTCGTTCAAAAAAATGAGAAATGGCTGTATTTAAACGCTGCAGCTGTTCATCTTCTTGGCTATAACGATTCTAGTGAATTAGAAGGAAAGTCGATTTGGGAGACGATTCATGCATCAGAGAGAGAAACTGTTTTAAAGCGAATAGAGGCTTCGATCAACGGAGTGAATCCTGGCGCTTTCATTCAACGATGGATAAAGAAAGATGGATCCAGCGTTTCTGTAGAGGTTTTGGCGATTCCAGTGGAGAATTTTCTTGGTCAAACGTCAGCAATTATAAAAGAGGTTGATCATGAGAGCAAAAATATACAGGAAATGTACGCAAACTATGAGCTCATTACTGAGAACATGAATGAGATTATTAGTTTACTTGATGCTAACGGAAGACTACTTTATGTCTCGCCTTCCTATCGAGATTATGCTCGAGCAAGCATAGACGAGGAAATTGGGCGCAGTTCAATTCGATATATTCATAAGGAAGACAGGGAGCATGTGAGAACAGAGTTTTTTAAACTGGTTAAATTCCGCAACCCTTTAATGATTAAGTATCGTATGCAGCGAAAGGATGGGGTTTTTCGTTATATTGAATCCCAGGGGACCTGCATCTTAAACGAAGAAGAATGTTCTTATGTTGTCGTTTCAAGAGATGTGACCGAAAAACACCAGGCTGAGATGAGACTGCAATTAAATGAGAAAAAGCATCGCATGATCCTAGAACACAGCAATGACTTAATATGTATGATGAATCATGAGGGGATTTCTGTCTACGCCTCACCTTCCTATAAGGAAGTATTAGGTTATGAGCAAAGTGAAGTTATCGGGAAGGATATACTAACTTTTATCCATCCTGAAGATTATGAGAAATGTCAGAAAGCCATTCAAACCTTAACGGAAACGAAAGAATCGATTACAACCGTTTATCGAAAACTGCATGCTTCTGGGCACAGCGTTATTTTCGAAGCTAAAGGGATGGCTGTTAGCGAGGGGGATGGGCAAGTAAATCATTTTGTATTTATATCTAGAGATATCACTGAAAAAATACAGCTAGAGCAATATCGAGAAAATATTGAGAAGTTAGCAATCATTGGGGACGTGGCAGCTGGTTTTGCACATGAAATACGGAATCCGCTTACGTCAATCAAGGGCTTCTTAAAGCTTTTAGCGAAGAAGGAAGCAGAACACGATATTATGTATCATCAGATCATTGAAGGAGAGCTTGCCAAAATAGAAGAGGTGATAAATGACTTTATTTCCCTTGCAAAACCGGAGGCAGGTGAAGTTGCTGAGGTAAGTTTATTAAAACTAATCAAAAATGCAATTAACGTTTTAACACCGCAGGCTGCTTCTAAAAACATTAGAATTAATATTAGCAGTCAGTTAAAATCAATCGTCATTTGTTGTCAAAAAAACCAGATGAAGCAGGTATTTATTAATATTCTAAAAAATGCAGTTGAAGCGATTGAGGAAGATGGCAAGATCGATGTAATTCTTGAAGAAAATCAAAACAACGTTTCCATTGAGATCCATGACAATGGAGTTGGAATTGAAGAAGAAAGGCTTGAGCGAATCGGTGTGCCGTTTTATACAAACAAAGAAAAAGGCATAGGGCTTGGTATGACCGTTAGTAATAAAATCATTACCGAGCATAAAGGTAGTCTTCGAGTTGAGAGTAAACCTGGTGAAGGTACAACAGTCTATATTCGCCTTCCGAAAAACTAA
- the coaW gene encoding type II pantothenate kinase, which yields MTDLVGIDAGGTLIKTVHIKQGEYDFNTFPLKDINEVVTWLKDQHPKAKLMITGGKQSVLAKLVENEVELVPEFEATTRGVRAILERSNLTLPDDYLVVNVGTGTSIHSVNHKSAERLGGSGVGGGMLMGLAYLLTGRTDFNELTQLAARGDRGGIDLKVKDIYEGTSPIGGELTASNFGFIARIQQHQVRDEDVLACLIGMIAESILMMAIPFAKTIPTSTIVFIGSTFQSNPLIRKQLDHFEELFEISTFFPQKGQYSGAVGGLLYR from the coding sequence ATGACCGATCTCGTTGGGATTGATGCTGGTGGAACGCTGATTAAAACGGTTCACATTAAGCAAGGAGAATATGACTTTAATACATTTCCATTGAAGGACATCAATGAGGTCGTTACCTGGCTTAAAGATCAACATCCTAAAGCAAAGTTGATGATCACTGGAGGCAAACAATCCGTACTGGCTAAATTAGTTGAAAATGAAGTTGAATTGGTCCCGGAATTCGAGGCCACAACAAGAGGCGTTCGAGCGATTTTAGAGCGATCAAATCTTACGCTGCCCGATGATTACTTAGTCGTAAATGTTGGCACGGGAACTTCGATTCACTCAGTTAATCACAAAAGTGCTGAACGACTTGGGGGATCTGGTGTAGGGGGTGGGATGCTCATGGGACTTGCTTACTTATTGACAGGTCGAACAGACTTTAATGAGCTTACTCAACTAGCTGCAAGAGGCGATCGTGGCGGCATTGATTTAAAAGTAAAGGATATTTATGAAGGTACCTCCCCAATTGGTGGAGAGTTAACTGCAAGTAACTTTGGCTTTATTGCACGGATTCAACAACACCAAGTACGTGATGAAGATGTGTTGGCATGCTTAATCGGAATGATTGCAGAATCAATTTTAATGATGGCAATACCATTTGCTAAAACTATTCCTACTTCTACCATTGTATTTATCGGTTCCACATTTCAATCGAATCCATTGATTAGAAAGCAACTTGACCATTTTGAAGAACTATTTGAAATCAGCACTTTCTTTCCGCAAAAGGGGCAATATAGTGGAGCGGTTGGCGGTTTATTATATCGTTAA
- a CDS encoding peroxidase, producing MLKEISGDESILEELEKYKSSNAFESHLKSILSYAEKLVTNPKSLEKADLEKLKEHGYSEKEIVEINQLIAYTSYTNQTSIGLGL from the coding sequence TTGTTAAAAGAAATTAGTGGAGATGAGTCTATTCTTGAGGAGCTTGAAAAATATAAAAGCTCCAATGCTTTTGAGAGTCATTTGAAAAGTATTCTAAGCTATGCCGAGAAACTTGTTACGAATCCAAAGAGCCTGGAGAAAGCGGATCTAGAGAAACTAAAAGAACATGGTTATAGTGAAAAAGAAATCGTTGAAATTAATCAATTGATTGCATATACATCGTATACAAATCAAACGTCGATTGGTCTTGGGTTATAA
- a CDS encoding N-acetylmuramoyl-L-alanine amidase produces MRKKLFTLIMAIILIFTGISFPEKTSASNDVERISGANRIETAIEISKKVSPGTLTTAEKAVILTRADKPFDALASSGLAGVKQAPILLTGSTVLDPNVAKELDRLGTKKIYILGGTTAISQGIENELKKKFTVSRLNGSDRFETANAVNQAAGLDRASTAIIVNGMKVADSLSASSVASIKNYPIYLSTVSKAPQLPSNIKTVYLIGGTTVLTEDVRSQLEEQGKKVVRLSGQDRFKTNIAVNKAFFTSSSSYILARGTTVQADKEDYPDAVAAASLAEKFDAPVVLAHDLKPISVVQTYVHQHATSLMVLGGEGALSSSIVNAYKMKEQAEEVVLETGIVTASSLNVRTSPEMSGTKIGALPRNAEVAIYGYAGDWAKIKYQGQVAYVHSGYLLLQSSDSLNNLTIVVDAGHGDHDPGASNGKLLEKDINLDVALYLEKKLKSAGANVVMTRRDDSFLELRERSTIANNLNADAFISVHTNAASEAAHGIETYWYDKYSSAESKALAESIQKRLIEVTEANNRGVKNQSFSVIRESKMASVLVEVGFLTNNEEYKLLLTQEYREELAEGIYQGVLDYYKTK; encoded by the coding sequence GTGCGGAAAAAGCTTTTTACGTTGATTATGGCCATTATTTTAATTTTTACAGGAATAAGTTTTCCGGAAAAAACATCAGCTAGTAATGATGTTGAACGTATTAGTGGAGCAAATCGAATTGAAACAGCTATTGAAATTTCTAAGAAAGTCTCGCCAGGAACGCTAACAACAGCCGAAAAAGCCGTTATCCTAACTCGTGCAGATAAGCCTTTCGATGCACTGGCAAGCTCTGGTCTAGCAGGAGTGAAACAAGCTCCTATTCTATTAACTGGATCAACAGTGCTTGATCCTAACGTTGCAAAAGAGCTTGACCGTCTTGGAACGAAAAAGATTTATATTCTTGGTGGAACGACTGCAATTAGTCAGGGTATCGAGAATGAATTAAAGAAAAAGTTTACCGTTTCACGATTGAATGGATCAGATCGTTTTGAAACAGCCAATGCCGTCAATCAGGCTGCTGGGCTAGATAGAGCATCTACCGCAATAATTGTTAACGGAATGAAAGTAGCAGACTCTCTTTCAGCCTCCAGCGTAGCATCAATAAAGAATTATCCTATTTATTTATCAACTGTTTCAAAAGCACCTCAGCTTCCATCTAATATTAAAACAGTCTATTTAATTGGTGGGACGACTGTTTTAACAGAGGACGTACGCAGCCAATTAGAGGAGCAAGGAAAGAAAGTTGTTCGTCTCTCTGGTCAAGACCGCTTTAAAACGAACATTGCTGTAAACAAAGCCTTTTTCACATCTAGCTCTTCTTACATTTTAGCTAGAGGAACTACTGTTCAAGCAGATAAAGAAGACTATCCTGATGCTGTAGCAGCCGCTTCACTAGCGGAGAAATTCGATGCACCAGTCGTTTTAGCTCATGATTTGAAACCAATTTCAGTCGTTCAAACATATGTTCATCAACATGCGACTTCTTTAATGGTACTAGGTGGGGAAGGAGCGCTTTCTTCTAGTATCGTAAACGCATATAAAATGAAAGAACAGGCAGAAGAAGTAGTGTTGGAAACGGGCATTGTCACAGCTTCAAGCTTAAACGTTCGAACCTCTCCTGAAATGAGCGGCACAAAAATCGGAGCATTGCCACGTAATGCTGAAGTTGCAATCTACGGTTACGCTGGAGATTGGGCAAAAATTAAATATCAAGGTCAAGTAGCTTACGTTCACAGTGGTTACCTACTCCTTCAAAGCAGTGACTCATTAAACAACTTAACCATTGTTGTCGACGCCGGCCATGGAGATCATGATCCTGGTGCAAGCAATGGTAAACTATTAGAAAAAGACATCAACCTTGATGTTGCACTTTATCTCGAGAAAAAGCTTAAGTCAGCTGGAGCGAACGTTGTCATGACGAGAAGAGATGATTCGTTCTTAGAGCTAAGAGAGCGTTCAACTATCGCCAATAACTTAAATGCCGATGCGTTTATTAGCGTGCATACAAATGCAGCCAGTGAAGCAGCTCACGGAATTGAAACTTATTGGTACGATAAATATAGCTCAGCGGAAAGTAAAGCTCTTGCAGAAAGTATTCAAAAACGATTAATTGAAGTAACGGAAGCAAATAATCGTGGAGTAAAGAACCAGAGCTTCTCAGTTATTCGAGAATCAAAGATGGCAAGTGTTCTTGTCGAAGTTGGCTTCTTAACGAATAATGAAGAATACAAGCTTCTTCTTACACAAGAGTATAGAGAAGAACTTGCAGAAGGCATTTATCAAGGTGTATTAGATTACTATAAAACGAAGTAA
- the abc-f gene encoding ribosomal protection-like ABC-F family protein, which produces MNVMSIKGLKKTFNENILFHHVNIDIHQGERIGIVGPNGAGKTTLARMIVKEIDPDEGTISCKGKIGYLKQSIDQEGMIENHRVDGDSFDFKREKELGIRLLNLEAENLSGGEKLKLALTNVWSTNPDLLILDEPTNHLDEKGVNWLIRELHSFQGAVLVISHDRYFLDQTINRILEVEAGMINDYQGNYSAYRVEKQNRYEEQLHHYSVQQKEVKRIEGQLAGLTNWSEKAHRDSTKQDGAKEYYRMKAKKMDRQVKSKQKRLEKELQKNKLEQPDQEKAVRFQFQGNNSRGKRVLEAMNAGKCYEERWLFRRSSFYMKYGERIGVIGENGCGKTTLLRTLLGLERPSEGEVWKSPSLKIGYLSQDVHDLPEDKTALEVLNVVTKEEIFQAKSILASMGMERVNATINQLSLGERTKLKLTRMLMNKYDLLILDEPTNHLDLPSREQLESTLQSFTGSLLIVSHDVYFLEKMCDRLLVFEDQRVKRVEMNLSDFRSRTKEKSSFVSSKKDEEQKMLLDNEISALISEISLLLPGDEKLAELDSRLKVLVEKKRLL; this is translated from the coding sequence ATGAACGTTATGTCGATCAAAGGATTGAAGAAAACTTTTAATGAAAACATATTGTTTCATCATGTAAATATCGATATCCATCAAGGTGAGCGCATTGGTATTGTTGGGCCAAACGGTGCTGGCAAAACAACTCTGGCAAGAATGATCGTAAAAGAGATTGATCCAGATGAAGGGACAATTTCATGTAAAGGAAAAATTGGTTACTTAAAGCAATCGATTGATCAGGAGGGGATGATTGAGAATCATAGAGTGGATGGCGATTCTTTCGATTTCAAAAGAGAAAAGGAATTAGGGATTCGTCTACTTAATCTAGAGGCGGAAAATTTAAGCGGTGGCGAAAAGTTAAAACTTGCGCTCACAAACGTTTGGTCTACGAATCCAGATTTATTGATTCTCGATGAACCGACGAACCATTTAGATGAAAAAGGTGTTAATTGGTTGATTCGGGAGCTTCATTCTTTTCAAGGAGCGGTTCTTGTTATTTCTCACGATCGTTATTTTCTCGACCAAACCATTAATCGAATCCTTGAAGTTGAAGCGGGTATGATCAATGATTATCAAGGGAACTATTCTGCGTATCGAGTTGAAAAGCAAAATAGATATGAAGAACAGCTTCATCACTATTCGGTACAACAAAAAGAAGTTAAGCGAATAGAAGGGCAGCTTGCTGGATTAACGAACTGGTCAGAAAAAGCACATCGTGACTCAACGAAGCAAGATGGAGCTAAGGAATATTACCGAATGAAGGCGAAGAAAATGGATCGCCAGGTAAAGTCAAAGCAAAAACGACTTGAGAAGGAGCTACAGAAAAATAAATTAGAACAACCTGATCAGGAGAAAGCGGTTCGATTTCAATTCCAGGGAAACAATTCACGTGGAAAACGCGTATTAGAAGCGATGAATGCAGGCAAATGCTATGAGGAACGATGGTTATTTCGTAGAAGTTCTTTCTATATGAAGTATGGGGAACGAATTGGGGTTATTGGGGAAAATGGATGTGGGAAAACGACATTGCTACGTACGTTGCTTGGATTGGAACGACCGAGCGAAGGAGAGGTGTGGAAAAGTCCATCACTTAAGATTGGCTATCTTTCGCAAGATGTCCATGACCTTCCGGAAGACAAGACTGCTCTTGAAGTTTTAAATGTGGTAACCAAGGAAGAAATCTTTCAGGCAAAATCGATTTTGGCTTCAATGGGAATGGAAAGAGTGAACGCCACAATTAACCAGCTTAGTCTTGGAGAACGGACAAAACTTAAGCTAACACGTATGCTGATGAACAAATATGATCTATTAATCCTTGATGAGCCGACAAATCATTTGGATTTGCCTTCACGAGAGCAGTTGGAATCTACCCTTCAATCCTTTACAGGCAGTTTACTTATTGTGTCACATGATGTGTATTTTTTGGAAAAGATGTGTGATCGGTTGTTAGTGTTTGAAGATCAAAGAGTGAAAAGGGTTGAAATGAACTTATCTGACTTTCGGAGTCGAACGAAAGAAAAAAGCTCTTTTGTTTCTTCAAAAAAAGATGAAGAACAAAAGATGCTTTTAGATAACGAAATTTCTGCGCTAATAAGTGAGATTAGTTTACTACTTCCTGGTGATGAGAAATTAGCTGAGCTCGATAGTAGACTTAAGGTGTTAGTTGAGAAGAAGAGATTACTTTAG
- a CDS encoding MOSC N-terminal beta barrel domain-containing protein has translation MQIGTLSEIMRHPVKSMTGEAVTETMVMNYGLYGDRSHVILDEKQSFLTITQFPSLVLYQASFSAHESLDAYPEPAIVTPEGETFKWSNSTWLTELEEKTSKQLTKKVYHPEHVPIGPIEEEHLLIITDASLQALSESWGKQTDERRFRPNLKLDLMEKIPFVEQTWKGKVLRIGEEVLIEFVKPCERCMIITVDPKTGVKQPDLLKKVAKEHENFFGMYARVIRTGKISTSDEVWLLDKGEKG, from the coding sequence ATTCAAATTGGCACACTAAGTGAAATCATGCGTCACCCTGTGAAATCAATGACAGGTGAAGCCGTTACAGAGACCATGGTCATGAACTACGGACTTTATGGTGATCGAAGTCATGTCATTTTAGATGAGAAGCAATCGTTTTTAACGATTACACAGTTTCCATCACTAGTGCTCTATCAAGCATCGTTCAGTGCACATGAATCACTAGACGCTTATCCTGAGCCTGCGATTGTGACACCAGAGGGAGAAACATTTAAATGGTCGAACTCAACCTGGCTAACAGAACTTGAAGAGAAAACTTCGAAGCAGTTAACAAAAAAAGTTTACCATCCTGAACATGTTCCCATCGGACCGATTGAGGAGGAACATCTTTTAATCATAACGGACGCTTCTCTTCAGGCATTATCAGAATCATGGGGAAAACAAACCGACGAACGGCGATTTCGACCAAACTTGAAACTTGATTTAATGGAGAAAATCCCATTTGTCGAACAAACGTGGAAAGGGAAGGTTTTAAGAATAGGGGAAGAGGTACTTATTGAGTTCGTAAAGCCCTGTGAACGGTGTATGATTATCACGGTTGATCCTAAAACAGGAGTGAAACAGCCTGACTTATTGAAAAAGGTTGCAAAAGAACACGAGAATTTTTTTGGAATGTATGCCCGGGTGATTCGAACAGGAAAAATAAGTACGAGTGATGAAGTGTGGCTCCTAGATAAAGGAGAAAAGGGATAA
- a CDS encoding M3 family oligoendopeptidase: MSTFYVEKYDFTHPSKLEEEFKSLLDQPLHSADELEKWVLRISELMDGVAEGLAGHYIDFQCHSNSEEAKKAIEHDQEYIEPMIKRYEGEFDKKFQSSPHRLELNQDYYKQFLLRKENAMSLFNEDNIDLEVEEDRIVNRYFEQTGSLSFNWNGEEKTLSEMFLMMQDGDRSIRKSAMEKIFQTLLTKKEDLQGIMDELIQLRQKKAENVNLDNYRDYMFKKYERFDYTPEDCKALAEAVRKHVVPLKEKLQKKHQVELGIETYKPWDTRAVPKDKLPLRPFNKIDELIKGTSAIFDQLSPRFSYLLNEMNEKGALDLESRKGKAQGGFCEYLPISELSFIFMNSTKSQDDFITLLHEMGHCIHNDFKRNQMLSAYQETPMESAELASMTMELLTMDYWNLMYTDEKELLRAKKDQLEGLILFLPNGIVVDQFQHWMYENPNHTSKERSEKYMELSRTYDSSYVDWTGQEEWIQNNWQLILHIFEVPFYYIEYVIAQLGAIQMYRQYRENPEQALENYNRALSLGSSVSLTEVYAAAGIHFDFSETMIKGLMDFISIELDSLAE; encoded by the coding sequence ATGAGTACGTTTTACGTTGAAAAGTATGATTTTACACATCCATCTAAACTTGAAGAGGAGTTTAAATCTCTTCTCGATCAGCCACTTCATTCTGCTGATGAATTAGAGAAGTGGGTCTTGCGTATTTCTGAATTAATGGATGGCGTGGCAGAAGGGCTTGCTGGCCATTATATTGATTTCCAGTGCCACAGTAACAGTGAAGAAGCAAAAAAAGCGATTGAACACGATCAAGAATACATTGAACCGATGATAAAGCGATATGAAGGTGAATTTGATAAGAAGTTTCAGAGCTCACCCCATAGACTGGAGTTAAACCAGGACTATTACAAGCAATTTCTGCTTCGAAAAGAAAATGCGATGTCACTTTTCAATGAAGATAATATTGATTTAGAAGTTGAAGAAGATCGAATCGTAAACCGTTATTTTGAACAGACAGGTTCTCTTTCGTTTAACTGGAACGGGGAAGAGAAAACGTTAAGCGAAATGTTTCTTATGATGCAAGATGGAGATCGCTCCATTCGAAAAAGCGCAATGGAAAAAATCTTTCAAACGTTATTAACGAAAAAGGAAGATTTACAAGGAATTATGGATGAGCTGATTCAGCTTCGCCAGAAAAAAGCAGAAAATGTGAACCTCGATAATTACAGAGATTATATGTTTAAGAAATACGAGCGTTTTGATTATACACCAGAAGATTGTAAGGCTCTTGCAGAAGCTGTGCGAAAGCATGTTGTGCCTTTAAAGGAAAAGTTGCAGAAAAAACACCAGGTAGAGCTTGGTATTGAGACATATAAACCGTGGGATACGAGAGCTGTTCCAAAAGATAAGCTGCCGCTTCGTCCTTTTAATAAAATCGACGAGCTGATTAAGGGAACTTCTGCTATTTTTGATCAGCTATCTCCACGCTTCTCTTATCTTTTAAACGAGATGAATGAGAAGGGAGCCCTTGATCTTGAAAGCCGTAAAGGAAAGGCTCAAGGCGGTTTTTGTGAGTATTTACCAATTTCAGAGCTTTCGTTTATTTTTATGAACAGTACAAAGTCACAGGATGACTTTATTACGCTTCTTCATGAGATGGGTCACTGCATTCATAATGATTTTAAGCGAAATCAGATGCTATCCGCTTATCAAGAGACGCCGATGGAGTCTGCTGAACTTGCAAGTATGACAATGGAACTTCTTACAATGGACTATTGGAATCTTATGTATACGGATGAAAAAGAACTACTCAGAGCTAAAAAAGATCAGCTTGAAGGCTTGATTCTCTTTCTACCAAATGGGATCGTGGTGGATCAGTTCCAACACTGGATGTATGAGAACCCGAATCATACGAGCAAAGAACGAAGTGAAAAATACATGGAGCTATCACGCACGTATGATTCCTCCTATGTGGATTGGACAGGACAAGAAGAATGGATTCAAAATAATTGGCAGTTAATCCTTCATATTTTTGAAGTGCCTTTCTATTATATTGAATATGTGATCGCCCAACTTGGTGCCATTCAGATGTATCGTCAGTATCGTGAAAATCCTGAGCAGGCACTTGAGAATTACAACCGTGCTCTATCACTTGGAAGCTCTGTTTCATTAACTGAAGTATATGCAGCAGCTGGGATCCACTTTGACTTCTCTGAAACAATGATCAAAGGATTAATGGATTTCATTTCGATTGAGCTCGATTCTTTAGCTGAATAA